Genomic segment of Caproiciproducens sp. NJN-50:
CGAGGCGGACGGCGGGATGATTCAGGCGGATATCAGGGCGAAGATCGGGGAGTCAAACCGGGCGGTCATTCTGGGCAGCACATGGGAATCGAGGCTGGCGGCGGAACACAACAACCTGCTGATCCACCTCAGCCTTCCGATTGCCGACGACGTTATCGTCAACAGGAGCTTCACCGGTTATAACGGCGGGCTCCGGCTGATGGAGGAAATCTACTCCGGCATATTCAGAAAAGGCAATATATCCCAGACCACACAGACGGCTAAAGCATCTCAAATCTAAAGAGGATTATTTCAATGTATAAAGTTGCGATCGCATCTTCCAACGGCAGAAATATCGACCTTCATTTCGGCCAGGCAAAGGAATTCCATATCATTCAGGTCGATGAGAAAACCGGCCGGTGGGAAGAGAGCGAGCTGAGAAAAATACCGGATTTCAAGCTTTGTGAGCCGGATTTTCACTGCCGGGGTCATGGCGGGGACACCGCATCCCTGAAAACGATCGCCGGCCTTCTGCAGGATTGCCCTTACCTGCTGGTTAAGAAAATCGGCCTGTACCCCTACAGGATCTTACAGCAATCCGGGACCGACAGCCTGGAAGCCCCCTGTGAGCTGGACGAGGCGATCAGGAAATTAAACGCCTACCACACGCGCAGGCGGGAAAAGGGAAGAGACAAATGACGAAGATATTTTACCCCGACTTTTTCAACGATGTTTTCGGGCCGATCATGCAGCCCGGCTCCAGCGGTTCGTTCGCGGGGCCGTGCAGAATCGGCAATATCGCAAGGAGCCTGATCGGCGGCGACCCGGTGAAGGTCGGATTTTTACTCAACCGCTCGGACGGGAGGCTCCCGCATCTCGTGAACTTCATGTCCGAC
This window contains:
- a CDS encoding NifB/NifX family molybdenum-iron cluster-binding protein; its protein translation is MYKVAIASSNGRNIDLHFGQAKEFHIIQVDEKTGRWEESELRKIPDFKLCEPDFHCRGHGGDTASLKTIAGLLQDCPYLLVKKIGLYPYRILQQSGTDSLEAPCELDEAIRKLNAYHTRRREKGRDK